A region of the Arachis hypogaea cultivar Tifrunner chromosome 15, arahy.Tifrunner.gnm2.J5K5, whole genome shotgun sequence genome:
TTAGTCTTCTGCATTAATTTCAACCCCCAATTGAATTTCATTGCTTCTTGTTTCtctaattatttaacaaaattataatatgGTATAACAAGAAATTCAATCTCTAATTAGTTAAAATTCACACactttattatgataaattatataattattgaaaCAAAATAGATAGCTTTATTATtacctttgttttttttttctttttttttttcacactcCAATTCCATCACAGTGTACATTATATTACTCATTTAATTTCCCTAAATTACATAAACACAATGCGTGCTATCTTATCACATTTGGTATAGAAATTCGTTGATCAAATTAAAATTGTCTTTTTGTCATCATAACCTTTAAGCCATGCTTCATAAAAAGGACAGTGGAATGAGCTGGGGTAGTAGGATGATTTTCCACCACTTGTATATGATAATTGCGCAAAATAGCAGATGCCACCATTttcatttgaataaaagacaagtCTTTTCCCATGCATGTCCTTGGACCTGCATTAAAACTAAAAAACTTATAAGATGGAACACGTATTGTTCCTCCTTTCTCTGAAATCCATCTCTCTGGCTTGAACTCCAAACAATCTTTTCCCCAAATATCTTCAAACCTTCCCATTGCATaagtaaaaaacaaaataattgtaTTTGGATTAACACGATGACCACTAGGAAGTGTGTCACATTTCAATGATTGCTTACGTTCAATAGGAACAGGTGGATATAGTCTCAAACTTTCACATATAGCACAATGCAGATAAACTAGCTTCCTTACATCTTCCTTCCCTAAAACTTTGCGTTTCTCCCCATCATTTGCGCCAAAAACTTTTTCGATTTCTTCAAGAATCTTGGCCTCCACTAATGGATGTGTTGCAACGAGCCAAAAAAACCATGTAAGAGCCGAAGTTATGGGATCTCTCCCGGCTACAAAAAGATTGAATACGGCATCTCTTAGAAACTTATCATCATGGACCATTTTGCCCTTTTCTTCACCCATCATCATGATAGCACTAAGCAAGTCATCACCACTACTTTTGTTGCGTTCATTTAACTCTTGGCGCTTAGTTGCAATGCATGAATATAGAAATCGGTCAAAAACTTTGCATGCTTTTGTCATCTTCTTCTCCTCACCAATTTGAAGCCACTCTTGAAACTTCCAAACACTTCTTGGCACTACGTGCCTATAGAATATGGACTCCCCAACTTCAACGAAAGCCTTCTCAATTTCCACCAATGGAAATTCAATTGAGAGACTCTTAGGATCATATCCTAAAACCATGATGCATGTCTCGTCGAACATTAATCGACTAAACACATCTTGAAGATCCAAAACATTTCCATGTAACCATGCATGATCAAGTATCGGAAGCAAGCTATCCTGAACCTTCTTTTGAAAGGTTTTCTCCACCATCGTCTCAAAACTCGGTTGCCGGAACAAGGAATGTTGCATGGTCCTAATGTATCTCCATGTCTCTGAATCTGCAGTCACAATACCGTCTCCAAAAGCTTGGAAGATCTCGCGAAACTCTGGGCCCTTGACATAGTTGTCAAAGCTTTTGCTCATTATGTGATGAACATTCATGGGGTCACTAGTGACCATATAGTTCATTTTGGTGAACCATGGCCCCATGAATTCACCGGTGCCACCTTTTTGTCTCAAAACATTTGTTACAAAATCATGGATATGCCACAAGTTGCTAAGGACTTGTGGCAACATGCCAAGGATTGGCCAATCTATCAAGAGAGGGGTTTCACAACTTCTTCTGCGATGAACAAGATATGAGAATAATAGGAGGATTGGTATAATGAGAAACAATATGGCCATTTGAAAAGTTTGGGGATCGGATAGGATTATGCAACTTTTTTATATTGGTACATATATTTGCTGTGTCGATGAACTGTTGCCATAACTACGGTTATATATAAGAATGAAGTtgtaatttaatttgtataaagggtaaagttgaaattaattaattaaaatgggaatattttaggtataaaatgttattaaaattttagtttttatttttaaaaattttagttcttTGTATTTCTACTTTTTAGAAgtactaaaatactgaaattttggagatagaaactaaaattttagtaccTATCTTTAAGTCGATACCGACTTTCAATCTCTTAATTTTCGTTCTAGTATCTCTAAACAAATACTGCTAAAGTGTCTACTGTTAAAACTATTAATAAATTCCttaattttatgattaattatgttaaattattaaaaaatatcagaaaacaaaaatatatttttattcatgagcatgattgatttttttttttctgacataaatttaattcttaattactatcttaatttattatttttaattttaatgcgtattttttttttttacttttttcaatcaaaatttgCTCAATAGCAATTTTCTAATTGGTTAGGATGAACGTGATTTTGGtagatttgtaattaaaatttgtatttttgtttatattttactattaatttcctaaaattcaaataaaataaaataatattaattttattctcATCAAAATCTAATGGTCTAAGTGTACAATGGATTATGAGTTAACAAATATGAAATCACTTATCCCAAAAGCTTAAGTTGATTGGATTGAACTCTTAACTTTTTGAATCTAAaattctaataccatgtcatacaACCACTCATTcgagaagtctaaagcgctttgctccaagaatgtctctgcaacaaggaaagaggttttcactggggtatcctctatcagatttgtccaggacttgggcaagtatcttggagttacccttagccattctagggtgactcgttcagctttcaatggtgtcctggataagattcggagtaggctagcaagctggaaaggaagtttactcaatcgggctggtaggctttgcttggttaattctgttgtcgctgctattcccacgtaccagatgcaggtctctatttttcccaaagaaatcattagtaaattggagtctatgatgaggaattttctttggaaaggacaagttgatggaagaggattgaatcttgttagttggaaggtactggttactccaaaaaaatatggaggtttagggattagagatccttattgtgtaaatattgctcttcttgggaagctagtttggactttcttccagcagccaaacaagctatgggtccaattgttagatgccaaataccgatcatctctatatgactgttttagttatcctaagaacaaggactctcctatttggaggtgtctttgcaaggcttgggaagtgttgaaggatgggtttgcttggtgtattggagatttgaaccagaatttttggttttctagctggaggaaagaaggacggttatctaatgagatcgattatgttcacatttctgattcgaatctccggatacaggatatttggtcggttggtaggtggcatttggatactctttattctcctttatctcaaaatctgaaagataatattctttcttacaatccagatgaacaagcaggtccggaagtgggttggtattggagtgggtctgctgccaaagtctataactctcgcaatggttacttgtggttgtgtaagcagctgtttggttgggaggagcgggagaattggctttggctttggcgccagcttgttccggaaaagcataaatttttggcttggttgtgtcttaaggaggctcttcctactgcaagttttcgctttagaagagggatgtcgtcatcggataagtgtccaagatgtctttctaaccaggaatcggttttacattgtattcgagaTTGTCccaaagctcagcttgtctggcataggttggatatttcttgtcatcctttggatttgaagaactggttcttgtatcatagcagagagcatccgttcaagttcttttcgggactttggtggatatggcgagcaaggaataatgacatctttaatcccgatgaaacttggcctccgaaaaaagtgatttgtctggcattaacttcagaaaatgAGCTTAGGAATatctttgaattacaacgtatgtcccttccctctactctaaatggtttttggaatcccccatccattggtacttttaagattaattgtgatgctagttattttagttcgggtgatagtgttggttttgcttgtgttattagagattgtaatgggagctggcaaagggggtgtttgggaatgattgagagtaatagtattcttcaaggagaattgtttgctatttggagaggatatctcttagtttgggatgtgggtcaacgagatgttatttgtgagacggattgtgtggaagcatttaatcttgttactcaagatggttttgggtttattgatccactagtgctcaaaataagagatatcatgcattggaattggcgggttgactttcgtttgattatgagagatgcaaacacggtggcagatactatggcaaagatggcgatgaagttacaactttcgcatgtggagcttctttcaccttgggaggagtttaagagtagtcttaaacgggactgtccctctatttaggcagttccttgttttgtttgttttctttttctttgtttaatttatttcagtcaccaaaaaaaaaaaaaatacaaccactcattccaaaagcttaagttgatagaaaaagataacattaattattatatctctaatactccctaaaccttCATTGTACGTATTATACAGATATTTTATTGGCTCCCCATACTTTTCCAAACCGAATAAATTGAtaagtaattttatttattcattttattatttatactcataataaaattattttatataagtcaaaatataaaataacttagataattttatttaggtttaattattttgtccactcctataattttattaaatttttaattaagcccatatactttttttaaattaaatccttacatcatatcaaattttataactaAGTTTctactataataaaaatattgaaattaataaaatattctattaaattatataaaatattcagtcaaatattaaatatatttattttatttaataaaatattctattaattcataatatttttattatgacagaaatttaattacaaaaattaatataataaaaaaattcaataaaaaaaataaaaatttaataaaattataaaaattaacagaataattaaatcttatatttatttatacggCTATACCTAATATATATAACCGACAAAATAAAATAGGAAATTTTCCTGACACCTTATCCAGGAGCAGTCTTTGTTCCATCGATGAGAACCTGTCCTCCTAGCTATACTTTCCTCAACATGTCCACAATCTTAGACTTAGATATATCTGAGTTTAACCgttttagtgtgtatttggaTTAGAGTTGGTCAAACTGGAGTttgaataaaagtaattttataaaattgattttggataAAAGTAAATTTGTGTAAACATGATTTATGTTTAATAAttctatactaaaattaattttgataaaataaaattatttggataatattaattaaagtcatttttagataaataattagttaattactaaaaaaatataatattaaattataatattattttttaatatatttaattcttttttatacttcttttagtatattttttatataatattttttataaaattctattttagtttgttataatttttttaataaaaattaatatttatttattaaattaaaaataacatataaaataatatatttttgtactTTTTATGAGTAttctcaataatcttattttgtttattgtttTGGATTCTAACTTTTTactaattatgtttttattattatttatgattaattttttattgaatttatcattttcaataggaacaataatacatattataacaaattagaataataaacaatgaacaaaaattataataataaattttacaatgtcaaacaaaaaaatattctataatttttttagtacttttagtattcttttatttagtattattttgaacCGTAAAATCTATTA
Encoded here:
- the LOC112749283 gene encoding alkane hydroxylase MAH1-like, which encodes MAILFLIIPILLLFSYLVHRRRSCETPLLIDWPILGMLPQVLSNLWHIHDFVTNVLRQKGGTGEFMGPWFTKMNYMVTSDPMNVHHIMSKSFDNYVKGPEFREIFQAFGDGIVTADSETWRYIRTMQHSLFRQPSFETMVEKTFQKKVQDSLLPILDHAWLHGNVLDLQDVFSRLMFDETCIMVLGYDPKSLSIEFPLVEIEKAFVEVGESIFYRHVVPRSVWKFQEWLQIGEEKKMTKACKVFDRFLYSCIATKRQELNERNKSSGDDLLSAIMMMGEEKGKMVHDDKFLRDAVFNLFVAGRDPITSALTWFFWLVATHPLVEAKILEEIEKVFGANDGEKRKVLGKEDVRKLVYLHCAICESLRLYPPVPIERKQSLKCDTLPSGHRVNPNTIILFFTYAMGRFEDIWGKDCLEFKPERWISEKGGTIRVPSYKFFSFNAGPRTCMGKDLSFIQMKMVASAILRNYHIQVVENHPTTPAHSTVLFMKHGLKVMMTKRQF